The following proteins come from a genomic window of Yinghuangia sp. ASG 101:
- a CDS encoding DsbA family oxidoreductase, whose translation MTTAERDRAVRDQADFWFDPLCPWAWMTSRWMLEVEKVRPVDVTWHVMSLAVLNEHRDDLPDQYKDLLARAWGPVRVCIAAEEKYGNEVLLPLYTALGTRRHPGGRDIDRATLEEALEEAGLPRELADAADSTEYDDALRASHKQGITLVGEDVGTPVIAVNGVAFFGPVVTPAPKGEAAGKLWDGCVLVASTPGFFELKRTRTEGPVFD comes from the coding sequence GTGACGACTGCCGAGCGTGACCGAGCCGTACGTGACCAAGCGGATTTCTGGTTCGACCCCCTGTGCCCGTGGGCCTGGATGACTTCGCGGTGGATGCTCGAGGTCGAGAAGGTGCGGCCCGTCGACGTCACCTGGCACGTCATGAGCCTCGCGGTGCTCAACGAGCACCGGGACGACCTCCCCGACCAGTACAAGGACCTGCTCGCGCGCGCGTGGGGGCCGGTGCGGGTGTGCATAGCCGCCGAGGAGAAGTACGGCAACGAGGTGCTGCTGCCGCTGTACACCGCGCTGGGGACGCGCCGCCACCCCGGCGGTCGCGACATCGACCGCGCCACCCTCGAAGAGGCGCTGGAGGAGGCGGGCCTGCCGCGTGAGCTGGCGGACGCCGCCGACTCCACCGAGTACGACGACGCCCTGCGCGCGTCGCACAAGCAGGGCATCACCCTCGTGGGTGAAGACGTCGGTACCCCCGTCATCGCGGTGAACGGCGTCGCGTTCTTCGGCCCGGTCGTGACACCGGCGCCCAAGGGCGAGGCGGCCGGGAAGCTGTGGGACGGGTGTGTGCTGGTGGCGAGCACTCCGGGCTTCTTCGAGCTGAAGCGCACGCGCACCGAAGGCCCCGTCTTCGACTGA
- a CDS encoding glutathione peroxidase, producing the protein MSLLDTSIARLDGTPGTLGSLTGGRTALVVNVASRCGLTPQYTGLEQLQKEYGARGFTVVGVPCNQFMGQEPGTAEEIQEFCSTTYGVSFPLSEKVEVNGDGRHPVYAVLTETADAEGTAGDVTWNFEKFLVAADGTVVGRFRPPVDPHDAALVAAIEAQLG; encoded by the coding sequence ATGAGCCTGCTCGACACGTCCATCGCCCGACTCGACGGCACACCCGGCACGCTGGGTTCGCTGACCGGCGGCAGGACCGCGCTGGTCGTCAATGTCGCGTCCCGGTGCGGCCTGACGCCGCAGTACACCGGGCTGGAGCAGTTGCAGAAGGAGTACGGCGCCCGGGGTTTCACCGTCGTGGGCGTGCCGTGTAATCAGTTCATGGGCCAGGAGCCGGGCACCGCCGAGGAGATCCAGGAGTTCTGCTCGACGACGTACGGCGTCTCGTTCCCGCTCAGCGAGAAGGTCGAGGTCAACGGTGACGGGCGCCACCCGGTGTACGCCGTGCTGACCGAGACGGCCGACGCCGAGGGCACCGCGGGCGATGTGACCTGGAACTTCGAGAAGTTCCTCGTCGCTGCGGACGGCACGGTCGTCGGCCGGTTCCGGCCCCCGGTCGACCCGCACGACGCCGCGCTGGTCGCGGCGATCGAGGCGCAACTGGGCTGA
- a CDS encoding PP2C family protein-serine/threonine phosphatase, giving the protein MAETRGSRSRRLARRVRQLRIWARHTLLPSDRFVLVVLLVLVTGCALLPAADAAWFPVTALVIPVIIGGLVLRMPSLMLLYAATAGVLLAQDRTGWPVDVTPGAVVVITVVAVIVMFVARIRTRLGLQGTRGESMLFDLRDRLRAHGVIPHLPPPWQSDVTLRPAGGQAFSGDFVVATRGRRGGRMLELALVDVSGKGLDAGTRALLLSGAFGGLIGSLPPRGFLPAANDYLLRQGWAEGFATAVHVAVDLETGAYELLSAGHPPGAHWVASTGRWEVREAEGPLLGVIPGAEFEGVSGVLRPGDALLLFTDGMVEVPGQDIAVGIDRLLGEAEKLVADDFADGARRIVDSASGNIADDRAVVLLRRNGSAR; this is encoded by the coding sequence ATGGCGGAGACGAGGGGATCGCGGTCTCGGCGACTCGCCCGCCGGGTACGACAGTTGCGTATTTGGGCCCGTCACACACTGCTGCCCTCCGACCGGTTCGTACTGGTCGTCCTGCTTGTCCTGGTGACCGGCTGCGCGCTGCTGCCCGCCGCCGACGCGGCGTGGTTCCCGGTGACGGCCCTGGTGATCCCGGTGATCATCGGCGGCCTCGTGCTGCGCATGCCGAGCCTCATGCTGCTCTACGCGGCGACCGCGGGCGTGCTCCTCGCCCAGGACCGCACCGGCTGGCCCGTCGACGTCACCCCCGGCGCGGTCGTGGTCATCACGGTGGTGGCGGTCATCGTCATGTTCGTCGCACGCATACGCACGCGCCTCGGCCTCCAGGGCACCCGCGGCGAATCGATGCTCTTCGATCTGCGCGATCGCCTCCGGGCGCACGGCGTGATCCCGCATCTCCCGCCCCCGTGGCAATCGGACGTCACGCTGCGCCCCGCCGGCGGCCAGGCGTTCTCCGGCGATTTCGTGGTCGCGACGCGGGGCCGACGCGGTGGCCGCATGCTCGAACTGGCCCTCGTGGACGTCTCCGGCAAGGGGCTGGACGCCGGCACCCGGGCACTCCTGCTCTCCGGAGCCTTCGGCGGGCTCATCGGCTCGCTCCCCCCGCGCGGCTTCCTGCCCGCCGCCAACGACTATCTGCTGCGCCAAGGCTGGGCGGAGGGCTTCGCGACGGCCGTGCACGTCGCGGTCGACCTGGAGACCGGGGCGTACGAACTGCTCTCGGCCGGCCACCCGCCCGGCGCGCACTGGGTGGCCAGCACCGGGCGGTGGGAGGTCCGCGAGGCCGAGGGGCCGCTGCTCGGGGTCATCCCGGGAGCCGAGTTCGAAGGCGTCAGCGGCGTCCTCCGCCCCGGCGACGCCCTGCTGCTGTTCACCGACGGCATGGTCGAGGTCCCCGGTCAGGACATCGCCGTCGGCATCGACCGGCTGCTCGGGGAGGCGGAGAAGCTCGTCGCGGACGACTTCGCGGACGGCGCCCGCCGGATCGTCGACTCCGCGAGCGGCAACATCGCCGACGACCGCGCGGTCGTCCTGCTGCGCCGCAACGGAAGCGCCCGGTAG
- a CDS encoding superoxide dismutase, with protein sequence MMTYTLPELPYDYAALEPVISGQIIELHHDKHHAAYVKGANDTLDQLAEARDKDQLGGIVGLERTLAFHLAGHVLHSIYWTNMSGDGGGEPGADGAEGELREAIDEHLGGFAKFKSQLTKATATTQGSGWGVLAWEPLGQRLIVEQVYDHQGNIGQGSVPLLVFDAWEHAFYLQYKNVKPDFVDAMWRIVNWQDVAARFGRAKAAGALV encoded by the coding sequence CTGATGACCTACACCCTGCCCGAGTTGCCGTACGACTACGCGGCGTTGGAACCCGTCATCAGCGGCCAGATCATCGAGCTGCACCACGACAAGCACCACGCCGCGTACGTCAAGGGCGCGAACGACACGCTCGACCAGCTGGCCGAGGCCCGTGACAAGGACCAGCTCGGCGGCATCGTCGGTCTGGAGCGCACACTCGCGTTCCACCTGGCCGGGCACGTGCTGCACTCGATCTACTGGACGAACATGTCCGGCGACGGCGGCGGCGAGCCGGGCGCGGACGGCGCCGAGGGCGAGCTGCGCGAGGCGATCGACGAACACCTCGGCGGCTTCGCCAAGTTCAAGAGCCAGCTCACGAAGGCCACGGCCACGACGCAGGGTTCCGGCTGGGGCGTGCTCGCGTGGGAGCCCCTCGGGCAGCGCCTGATCGTCGAGCAGGTCTACGACCACCAGGGCAACATCGGCCAGGGGTCGGTGCCGCTGCTGGTCTTCGACGCGTGGGAGCACGCGTTCTACCTGCAGTACAAGAACGTCAAGCCCGATTTCGTCGACGCGATGTGGCGGATCGTCAACTGGCAGGACGTCGCCGCCCGCTTCGGCAGGGCGAAGGCGGCGGGCGCTCTCGTCTGA
- a CDS encoding Fpg/Nei family DNA glycosylase — MPEGHTIHRLAEEHTRRFAGRPVALSSPQGRFSAAAELLDGSELTAAGAHGKHLFLEFPGERWIHVHLGIAGIFRFADFAPGEREPGPVVGVVRLRMVGESGWADLRGPHTCELITRAQKDRVHARLGPDPLRPDADPDDAWRTISRSGKSIAELLMDQKVLAGVGNVYRAEVLFRAGLDPHREGRRVARETWDAIWADLVALMAEGVRLNRIDTVRLEHTPEAMGRPPRQDDHGGEVYVYRRTGMPCHICETPVRIAELAGRNLFWCPTCQPPAGRRGAGVRSAGGVAAV; from the coding sequence GTGCCCGAGGGCCACACGATCCACCGCCTCGCCGAGGAGCACACGCGGCGCTTCGCCGGCCGTCCCGTCGCGTTGAGCAGCCCGCAAGGGCGCTTCTCGGCCGCCGCCGAGCTGCTCGACGGGTCCGAGCTGACCGCCGCGGGGGCGCACGGCAAGCACCTCTTCCTGGAGTTCCCCGGAGAGCGCTGGATCCACGTCCACCTGGGCATCGCCGGCATCTTCCGGTTCGCCGACTTCGCCCCCGGGGAGCGGGAGCCCGGCCCGGTCGTCGGCGTCGTACGGCTCCGGATGGTCGGCGAGAGCGGCTGGGCGGACCTGCGCGGCCCGCACACGTGCGAACTCATCACGCGCGCCCAGAAAGACCGCGTACACGCCCGCCTGGGCCCGGACCCGCTGCGTCCGGACGCCGACCCCGACGACGCGTGGCGCACGATCTCGCGCAGCGGCAAGTCGATCGCCGAACTGCTCATGGACCAGAAGGTGCTGGCGGGCGTCGGCAACGTCTACCGCGCCGAGGTGCTGTTCCGCGCGGGCCTCGACCCGCACCGCGAGGGCCGCCGTGTCGCGCGCGAGACGTGGGACGCCATCTGGGCCGACCTCGTCGCACTGATGGCCGAGGGCGTGCGCCTGAACCGCATCGACACGGTCCGCCTCGAGCACACCCCCGAGGCCATGGGCCGCCCGCCGCGCCAGGACGACCACGGCGGCGAGGTGTACGTCTACCGGCGCACCGGAATGCCCTGCCACATATGCGAAACCCCCGTCCGTATCGCGGAGTTGGCCGGCCGCAATCTCTTCTGGTGCCCGACCTGCCAGCCCCCGGCCGGCCGCCGCGGCGCCGGCGTCCGATCCGCCGGGGGAGTGGCGGCGGTCTGA
- a CDS encoding ribose-5-phosphate isomerase has translation MRVYLGSDHAGYDLKQHLIAWLNANGHEAVDCGPAVQAEAYDYPVFCLRAGEAVAKDPGSLGIVLGGSGNGEQIAANKVKGIRAALVWRDDIAALAREHNNANVISIGARMHTPDEAAKFVEIFLATPFSEAPRHIKRIDQMSVYETTGDLPPLPEA, from the coding sequence ATGCGTGTTTACCTCGGCTCCGACCACGCCGGCTACGACCTCAAGCAGCACCTCATCGCGTGGCTGAACGCCAACGGCCACGAGGCCGTCGACTGCGGCCCGGCCGTCCAGGCGGAGGCGTACGACTACCCCGTCTTCTGCCTGCGCGCGGGCGAGGCCGTCGCCAAGGACCCGGGCTCGCTCGGCATCGTCCTGGGCGGCTCCGGCAACGGCGAGCAGATCGCCGCGAACAAGGTCAAGGGCATCCGCGCCGCCCTGGTGTGGCGCGACGACATCGCCGCCCTCGCGCGCGAGCACAACAACGCGAACGTCATCAGCATCGGCGCCCGCATGCACACCCCCGACGAGGCCGCGAAGTTCGTGGAGATCTTCCTCGCCACCCCGTTCTCCGAGGCCCCGCGCCACATCAAGCGCATCGACCAGATGAGCGTGTACGAGACCACCGGCGACCTCCCCCCGCTGCCGGAGGCCTGA
- a CDS encoding biotin transporter BioY — protein MSTVLPGAPLPVLADLVPARAFRGARARDAALVVGAAGFVGLAAQLSVPVPGSPVPVTGQTFAVLLAGTALGAWRGLAAMALYLAAGAAGTPWFAEGSSGTGMPTFGYLIGFLAAAALAGALARRGADRSPLRTAAVMVLGNAVIYAAGLAYLAHDLGIGLSRAYEIGMRDYLFGDALKIALAMGLLPAAWKLADRR, from the coding sequence GTGAGCACAGTCCTGCCCGGCGCCCCGCTGCCCGTCCTCGCCGACCTCGTCCCCGCCCGCGCCTTCCGCGGCGCCCGCGCGCGCGATGCCGCGCTCGTCGTCGGGGCCGCCGGATTCGTCGGTCTCGCGGCGCAGCTCTCCGTCCCCGTCCCCGGCTCGCCCGTGCCCGTGACCGGCCAGACGTTCGCGGTCCTGCTCGCCGGCACCGCCCTGGGCGCGTGGCGCGGGCTCGCCGCGATGGCGCTCTACCTCGCGGCGGGGGCCGCCGGAACGCCGTGGTTCGCGGAGGGCTCCTCCGGGACCGGCATGCCGACCTTCGGCTACCTCATCGGGTTCCTCGCCGCCGCGGCCCTCGCCGGTGCCCTCGCGCGGCGCGGGGCCGACCGGAGTCCGCTGCGCACCGCGGCGGTCATGGTGCTCGGCAACGCCGTCATCTACGCCGCCGGGCTCGCCTACCTCGCCCACGACCTCGGCATCGGCCTTTCGCGGGCGTATGAAATCGGAATGCGCGACTACCTGTTCGGCGACGCCCTCAAGATTGCCCTCGCCATGGGCCTGCTGCCCGCCGCGTGGAAGCTCGCCGACCGCCGCTGA
- the pepN gene encoding aminopeptidase N codes for MPGRNLTRDEARERARLITVDSYDVALDLTSGPRTFRSETVIRFSCGEPGAATFADLLAPEVREVRLNDRVLDAAEVYDGTRIALDGLAAENVLRVVADCAYSHTGQGLHRFEDPADGNVYTYTHFEPADARRLYANFEQPDLKASFTFSVIAPEEWTVVANAAEATREPVGPGVARWRFEPTRRISTYITAIAAGAYHVVRDVHEDDGATIPLALLCRRSLAEHLDAERLFAQTKAGFAFYHRADRFALPYPFGKYDQVFVPEYNIGAMENPGCVTFRDEYVFRSKVTEASYEGRANTLLHEMAHMWFGDLVTMTWWDDLWLKESFADYMGTAAVAEATEYADSWVSFAVRRKAWAYRQDQLPTTHPIVADIRDLEDAMLNFDGITYAKGASVLKQLVAYVGKDAFYAGSRRYFAQHAYGNTGLRDLLSALEAESGRDLSAWSKAWLETTGMNRLVPEITADASGTVTAFAVRQEGEPHRPHRIAIGCYDDDGTGALVRTLRVEADISGGRTEVPDLVGRPRPALVLVNDDDLTYCKIGFDDVSAATVSARLADLRDPLARALVWSAMWNLTRDAELPAREWVRLVLRHAARESRVAVVQMVLEQAESALDDYADPAWRDEGRALLAAGALRELRAAAPGSDHQLAWARCLGRAAVSDADLRLLRRLVSGEETVDGLTVDKELIWLMTETLAVRGAADATDIDATLAHDDTAAGRQHAAACRAAVRASGAPDTADNPGNKAEAWRSVVESDHLPNAMVDAVIRGFTRTMDPTGLSPYTEPYFAALDRVWHERSIEIARRIVVGLYPMWDNTPELLRRTDAWLADDGHAPALRRLVLERRDDAARALRARERDARAGA; via the coding sequence GTGCCCGGTAGGAATCTGACGCGCGACGAGGCCCGGGAGCGCGCCCGGCTCATCACCGTCGACAGCTACGACGTCGCGCTCGACCTGACCTCCGGCCCGCGGACCTTCCGGTCCGAGACCGTGATCCGGTTCTCGTGCGGCGAGCCGGGCGCCGCGACGTTCGCCGACCTGCTCGCCCCCGAGGTGCGCGAGGTCCGCCTCAACGACCGCGTGCTCGACGCGGCCGAGGTGTACGACGGGACCAGGATCGCACTCGACGGCCTCGCGGCGGAGAACGTGCTCCGCGTCGTCGCCGACTGCGCCTACAGCCACACCGGCCAGGGGCTGCACCGCTTCGAGGACCCCGCGGACGGCAACGTCTACACGTACACCCACTTCGAGCCGGCCGACGCCCGGCGGCTCTACGCGAACTTCGAACAACCGGACCTGAAGGCGTCGTTCACGTTCTCGGTGATCGCCCCCGAGGAGTGGACGGTGGTGGCCAACGCCGCCGAGGCGACGCGCGAGCCGGTCGGCCCGGGGGTCGCCCGGTGGCGGTTCGAGCCGACGCGGAGGATCTCGACGTACATCACCGCGATCGCGGCCGGTGCGTACCACGTCGTGCGCGACGTCCACGAGGACGACGGCGCGACCATCCCGCTCGCCCTGCTCTGCCGCCGCTCGCTCGCCGAACACCTGGACGCGGAACGGCTGTTCGCGCAGACGAAGGCGGGCTTCGCGTTCTACCACCGCGCCGACCGCTTCGCGCTGCCGTATCCGTTCGGGAAGTACGACCAGGTCTTCGTGCCCGAGTACAACATCGGCGCGATGGAGAACCCGGGGTGCGTGACCTTCCGCGACGAGTACGTCTTCCGCTCCAAGGTCACCGAGGCGTCCTACGAGGGCCGCGCCAACACCCTGCTGCACGAGATGGCCCACATGTGGTTCGGCGACCTCGTCACCATGACGTGGTGGGACGACCTGTGGCTCAAGGAGTCGTTCGCGGACTACATGGGCACCGCCGCGGTCGCCGAGGCCACCGAATACGCCGACTCGTGGGTATCGTTCGCCGTCCGGCGCAAGGCCTGGGCCTACCGCCAGGACCAACTCCCCACCACCCACCCGATCGTGGCCGACATCCGCGACCTCGAGGACGCGATGCTGAACTTCGACGGCATCACGTACGCCAAGGGCGCGTCCGTGCTCAAGCAACTGGTCGCCTACGTCGGCAAGGACGCGTTCTACGCCGGGTCGCGCCGCTACTTCGCCCAGCACGCCTACGGCAACACCGGCCTGCGGGACCTGCTGTCGGCACTGGAGGCGGAGAGCGGTCGCGACCTGTCGGCCTGGTCGAAGGCCTGGCTGGAGACCACCGGGATGAACCGGCTCGTGCCGGAGATCACGGCCGACGCGTCGGGGACGGTCACCGCGTTCGCCGTACGCCAGGAAGGCGAGCCGCACCGCCCGCACCGCATCGCGATCGGCTGCTATGACGACGACGGCACCGGCGCCCTGGTGCGCACGCTTCGCGTCGAGGCGGACATCTCCGGCGGGCGCACCGAGGTCCCCGACCTGGTCGGGCGCCCGCGCCCCGCGCTCGTCCTGGTCAACGACGACGACCTGACGTACTGCAAGATCGGTTTCGACGACGTGTCGGCCGCGACGGTCTCGGCACGGCTCGCCGACCTCCGGGACCCGCTCGCGCGTGCCCTGGTCTGGTCCGCGATGTGGAACCTGACGCGCGACGCGGAGCTGCCCGCGCGGGAATGGGTGCGGCTCGTGCTGCGGCACGCGGCCCGCGAGTCGCGCGTCGCGGTGGTGCAGATGGTGCTGGAGCAGGCCGAGTCCGCGCTCGACGACTACGCCGACCCGGCGTGGCGGGACGAAGGCCGCGCGCTGCTCGCGGCGGGCGCGCTCCGCGAACTGCGGGCCGCCGCCCCCGGGAGCGACCACCAGCTCGCGTGGGCCCGCTGCCTCGGCCGCGCCGCGGTGTCCGACGCCGACCTGCGGCTGCTGCGCCGCCTCGTGTCCGGCGAGGAGACCGTCGACGGCCTCACGGTGGACAAGGAGCTGATCTGGCTCATGACCGAGACCCTGGCCGTACGCGGGGCCGCGGACGCCACCGACATCGACGCGACGCTCGCCCACGACGACACCGCCGCCGGACGCCAGCACGCGGCGGCCTGCCGCGCGGCCGTGCGCGCCTCCGGCGCTCCCGACACCGCCGACAACCCCGGCAACAAGGCCGAGGCGTGGCGGTCGGTCGTGGAGTCGGACCATCTGCCCAACGCGATGGTCGACGCGGTCATCCGGGGCTTCACGCGCACGATGGACCCCACGGGGCTGTCGCCGTACACCGAGCCCTACTTCGCGGCGCTCGACCGCGTGTGGCACGAGCGGTCCATCGAGATCGCCCGGCGGATCGTCGTCGGGCTCTACCCGATGTGGGACAACACGCCCGAACTGCTGCGGCGTACCGACGCATGGCTCGCCGACGACGGCCACGCCCCCGCGCTGCGCCGCCTGGTCCTGGAACGCCGGGACGACGCCGCGCGGGCGCTCCGCGCACGGGAACGGGACGCGCGGGCCGGCGCCTGA
- the pepN gene encoding aminopeptidase N, with the protein MPGTNLTRDEARERARILTVDGYDIALDLTSTGPTFASETTVRFSCAEPGASTFIDLIAPSVTAITLNGVALDPAKAYADSRIRLDDLAAENELRVVAACAYMNTGEGLHRFVDPVDGSTYLYTQFEVADARRVFANFEQPDLKGTFTFTITAPADWEVIGNAPTPTPVPAPGHDGASLWRFAPTPRISTYITALVAGHYHAVRDTYTAADGTEVPLGVFCRRSLAEYLDADHIFAVTRQGFDYFLEQFDFPYPFAKYDQLFVPEYNAGAMENAGCVTILEDYVFRSKVTDASYEVRAETILHELAHMWFGDLVTMQWWDDLWLNESFATYASILCQAEVTRWKHAWATFGNRMKTWAYRQDQLPSTHPIFADIRDLEDVEVNFDGITYAKGASVLKQLVAYVGADHFMAGVRTYFKRHAWGNTTLADLLTALEETSGRDLSAWSDEWLRTAGINTVRPEITVDADGTITSFAVLQEAPEAWPTIRTHRMAIGFYHRTPQGLARSHRVELDVSGPRTEVAELVGRARPDVVLLNDDDLTYCKIRLDPHSLAVVTEAIGEFVEPLPRALCWAAAWDMTRDAEMAARDYLTLVLSGIGEEKDINIVGSLHRQLTSALELYADPAWRPTGLARLAEAALGHLRAAAPGSDHQLAWARCLAGVAVTDDQIALLKGLLAGTETIDGLAVDTDLRWTLLRRLVAVGAADRPEIDAERARDDTAAGARHAAACLAARPTREAKDEAWASVVESDALPNATQASVIGGFVQTDQRELLAGFTDRYFAAITEVWENRTNEIAQQIVLGLYPSIQVSQDTLDRTDAWLADAAPPPALRRLVVESRDGVARALRAQRKDSASA; encoded by the coding sequence GTGCCCGGTACCAACCTCACTCGTGACGAGGCCCGCGAGCGGGCCCGGATCCTCACCGTCGACGGCTACGACATCGCCCTCGATCTCACCTCGACCGGGCCGACGTTCGCGTCCGAGACGACCGTGCGGTTCTCCTGCGCGGAGCCCGGCGCGTCGACGTTCATCGACCTCATCGCCCCGTCGGTCACCGCGATCACGCTCAACGGCGTCGCGCTCGACCCCGCGAAGGCGTACGCGGACAGCAGGATCCGGTTGGACGACCTGGCCGCGGAGAACGAACTGCGCGTGGTTGCGGCGTGCGCGTACATGAACACCGGCGAGGGGCTGCACCGGTTCGTCGACCCGGTGGACGGGTCGACGTACCTCTACACGCAGTTCGAGGTCGCCGACGCGCGCCGGGTGTTCGCGAACTTCGAACAGCCGGATCTCAAGGGCACGTTCACCTTCACCATCACGGCACCCGCCGATTGGGAGGTGATCGGCAACGCGCCCACGCCGACTCCCGTGCCGGCACCCGGGCATGACGGGGCGTCACTGTGGCGCTTCGCGCCCACGCCCAGGATCTCGACGTACATCACCGCGCTGGTCGCGGGGCACTACCACGCGGTCCGCGACACCTACACCGCCGCCGACGGCACCGAGGTGCCGCTGGGCGTGTTCTGCCGCCGGTCCCTCGCCGAGTACCTGGACGCCGACCACATCTTCGCGGTCACCAGGCAGGGATTCGACTACTTCCTCGAACAATTCGACTTCCCCTACCCGTTCGCGAAGTACGACCAGCTCTTCGTGCCGGAGTACAACGCCGGCGCGATGGAGAACGCCGGGTGCGTCACGATCCTGGAGGACTACGTCTTCCGGTCCAAGGTGACCGACGCGTCGTACGAGGTCCGCGCGGAGACGATCCTCCACGAGCTGGCCCACATGTGGTTCGGCGACCTGGTCACCATGCAGTGGTGGGACGACCTGTGGCTGAACGAGTCGTTCGCCACGTACGCCTCGATCCTGTGCCAGGCCGAGGTCACGCGGTGGAAGCACGCGTGGGCGACGTTCGGCAACCGCATGAAGACGTGGGCCTACCGGCAGGACCAGCTCCCCTCCACGCACCCGATCTTCGCCGACATCCGCGACCTGGAGGACGTCGAGGTCAACTTCGACGGCATCACGTACGCCAAGGGCGCGTCGGTGCTCAAGCAGTTGGTCGCGTACGTCGGTGCGGACCACTTCATGGCGGGCGTCCGCACGTACTTCAAGCGCCACGCGTGGGGCAACACGACCCTCGCCGACCTGCTGACCGCACTGGAGGAGACCTCCGGCCGCGACCTGTCCGCGTGGTCCGACGAATGGCTGCGGACCGCCGGCATCAACACCGTGCGCCCCGAGATCACGGTGGACGCCGACGGCACGATCACCTCGTTCGCGGTGCTCCAGGAGGCGCCCGAGGCCTGGCCGACGATCCGCACGCACCGCATGGCGATCGGCTTCTACCATCGCACGCCGCAGGGCCTCGCCCGCTCGCACCGCGTCGAACTGGACGTCTCGGGGCCGCGCACCGAGGTCGCCGAACTCGTCGGACGCGCCCGGCCGGACGTCGTGCTCCTCAACGACGACGACCTCACGTACTGCAAGATCCGGCTCGACCCGCACTCGCTGGCCGTCGTCACCGAGGCCATCGGCGAGTTCGTCGAGCCGCTGCCGCGCGCGCTGTGCTGGGCCGCCGCATGGGACATGACCCGCGACGCCGAGATGGCCGCCCGCGACTACCTGACCCTCGTGCTGTCCGGCATCGGCGAGGAGAAGGACATCAACATCGTCGGCTCCCTGCACCGGCAGCTGACCAGCGCCCTGGAGCTGTACGCCGACCCGGCGTGGCGGCCGACGGGTCTCGCACGGCTCGCCGAGGCGGCACTCGGACACCTGCGTGCCGCGGCCCCCGGCAGCGACCACCAGCTCGCGTGGGCCCGCTGCCTGGCCGGCGTCGCCGTCACCGACGACCAGATCGCCCTGCTGAAGGGCCTGCTGGCGGGCACCGAGACGATCGACGGCCTCGCGGTCGACACCGACCTGCGGTGGACGCTGCTGCGCCGACTGGTCGCGGTCGGCGCCGCGGACCGCCCCGAGATCGACGCGGAGCGCGCCCGCGACGACACCGCCGCGGGCGCCCGCCACGCGGCGGCCTGCCTCGCGGCCCGGCCGACACGGGAGGCGAAGGACGAGGCGTGGGCGTCGGTCGTCGAGTCGGACGCCCTGCCCAACGCCACCCAGGCGTCTGTCATCGGCGGGTTCGTCCAGACCGACCAGCGCGAACTCCTCGCGGGCTTCACCGACCGCTACTTCGCGGCGATCACCGAGGTGTGGGAGAACCGCACCAACGAGATCGCCCAGCAGATCGTGCTGGGGCTGTACCCGTCGATCCAGGTCTCGCAGGACACGCTCGACCGCACGGACGCGTGGCTGGCCGACGCGGCTCCGCCGCCCGCGCTGCGGCGCCTCGTCGTCGAGAGCCGCGACGGCGTCGCCCGCGCCCTGCGGGCACAGCGGAAGGACAGCGCCTCGGCGTGA